The following proteins are encoded in a genomic region of Bubalus kerabau isolate K-KA32 ecotype Philippines breed swamp buffalo chromosome 15, PCC_UOA_SB_1v2, whole genome shotgun sequence:
- the LOC129628503 gene encoding olfactory receptor 9G4: MDVGNRTVLTEFILLGLSTDPQWQLILFGVFLTVYLVTLSGNMTLVILIHIDSHLHTPMYFFIGNLSFLDFWYTSVYTPRILATCISEDKRISLAECGAQLFFSCVVAYTECYLLAAMAYDRHMAICNPLLYSSSMSHSLCTRLVAGSYTGGFLNAIAHTANTFHLSFCGKNIIDHFFCDAPPLVKMSCTDTKVYEQVLLGLVGFTVLSSILVIIISYFHILLAILRIHTASGRRKAFSTCASHLVSVMLFYGSLLFMYSRPSSTYSLKRDKVAALFYTVVNPLLNPLIYSLRNKDVKEAFWKAAKTIRPQR; encoded by the coding sequence ATGGATGTTGGAAATCGCACCGTCCTGACTGAATTCATCTTACTGGGTCTCTCAACAGACCCCCAGTGGCAACTAATACTATTTGGAGTATTTCTGACTGTCTATTTGGTAACCTTGTCAGGGAACATGACACTGGTTATCTTAATTCATATTGATTCCCACCTGCACACACCTATGTATTTTTTCATTGGCAATCTGTCTTTCTTGGATTTCTGGTACACCTCGGTGTACACTCCCAGAATCCTGGCTACTTGTATCTCAGAAGACAAGCGCATTTCCTTGGCTGAATGTGGAGCCCAGCtattcttttcttgtgttgtggCCTACACTGAGTGCTATCTCCTAGCAGCCATGGCATATGACCGCCACATGGCAATCTGTAACCCGCTACTTTATTCAAGTTCTATGTCTCATTCTCTCTGTACCAGACTTGTTGCTGGCTCCTATACAGGAGGCTTCTTGAATGCCATAGCCCATACTGCCAACACTTTTCACCTGAGTTTCTGTGGCAAAAATATCATCgaccacttcttctgtgatgCACCGCCACTGGTGAAGATGTCATGTACAGACACCAAGGTCTATGAGCAGGTCCTCCTGGGTCTCGTGGGTTTCACGGTCCTCTCGAGCATTCTTGTCATCATCATTTCCTATTTCCACATCCTTCTCGCTATTCTGAGGATCCACACGGCTTCAGGAAGGCGcaaggccttctccacctgtgcgTCACACCTGGTCTCGGTCATGCTCTTCTATGGATCCTTGCTTTTCATGTACTCAAGGCCGAGCTCCACCTACTCCCTGAAGAGAGACAAAGTGGCTGCCCTGTTCTACACTGTGGTCAACCCACTGCTCAACCCTCTCATCTATAGCCTGAGAAACAAAGACGTCAAAGAGGCCTTCTGGAAAGCGGCAAAGACCATAAGACCTCAGAGATGA